The following nucleotide sequence is from Gemmatimonadota bacterium.
TGGCCTGATGCATGGTGCCGTCGGCGTTGAACACATACAGATGGTAGGGGAACGGCGCGTTCGGATCGTGCACCAGCCAGGTGCCGACGATCGGAGGGACCGGGGCGGCCTCTTCGCGTGGGCGGTCGCAGCCGAGTGTGCTCAGTGCGACGGCGGCGAGCACGGGGAGGACGGAGAGCCTGAGGGCTGTGCGCATGACGTGGCGATGGATGTGTTGAGGGCGGTGCCGCGATCCGCTTTCCTAGCGGCGCCGCTGCAGCGCAAAAACGAACTCCTGCGTCGAGAAGATGCACTGCGGCGCGCCGCTGTACTGCGCGGGTTGGTAGCGCAGGGCGCCCAGCGTGGTCCGGACCGAGGCGGTGAACGCGGGATGCGAGCTCTCGAGGACGACCGTCGTCCGCGGATCGACGCGGCCGACGGTGTCGATCGCGTATCCGACGGTGACGCGGCCCTCGATGGAATCGGCGAGCAGCTCCGGCGGGTACCGCAGCGAGGCGCCGCCCCGAATCGTGCGGGGTTCGAGCTCGATGCCGAGCTGATCGCGCCGCGCCGATGTGAGGGTCCCGCGCGACCGGGGGAGCGCGAGGCGGAAGGGGAGATCGAACTCCGTCGTCGCGTCGAGGGCGCAGCGTGTCGGTGTCGATGACCCCGAGCCCCATCCCGACGAACGAGAGTCGTTAGAGGCCGGGCGCGGCGGCCCCATCA
It contains:
- a CDS encoding energy transducer TonB codes for the protein MGPPRPASNDSRSSGWGSGSSTPTRCALDATTEFDLPFRLALPRSRGTLTSARRDQLGIELEPRTIRGGASLRYPPELLADSIEGRVTVGYAIDTVGRVDPRTTVVLESSHPAFTASVRTTLGALRYQPAQYSGAPQCIFSTQEFVFALQRRR